In one Cyprinus carpio isolate SPL01 chromosome B2, ASM1834038v1, whole genome shotgun sequence genomic region, the following are encoded:
- the LOC122134429 gene encoding uncharacterized protein LOC122134429 isoform X16, which produces MEFWKIWGRLLIIQSFFTCITLIHCRNLLRFSGTEKTNNEGGEDISEKNISDHKGYFEPLADFDHLGDNAGVSGLQKKSLIKGQLLSSSEAAWDAMSPKLRCGDDLVKLQLSGPELANVELCRGNGVPVPLTQLPPHCGHTALTYAGLVYATPYDGCGVVQQGGYYVMQIQWQGNSAVITCPMTSTIANETFLGPHPPKYLHILLPPFSPDTQSPDAPAMPQVSDTATLKPPPLVYPQGFWPFPHYLYPGRVYATAKQTEKPVTTTLVSQAPTGEPQPPKYPEMSWPHYHPDYLYHGRPKPTLKPVPASGSDTKSDAPAEKPQPPKYPQKPWPYPGYPSGDPKPVPASGFDTESDAPAEKPQPPKYPQKPWPYPGWQHPGYPSGDPKPVTASGSESDAPGEKPHPPKYPQKTWPYPGWQYPGYPSGDSKPVPASGSDTESDAPGEKPHPPKYPQKTWPYPGWQYPGYPSGDPKPVPASGSESDAPGEKPHPPKYPQKTWPYPGWQYPGYPSGDPKPVPASGSDTESDAPGEKPHPPKYPQKTWPYPGWQYPGYPSGDPKPVPASGSESDAHQLKSLNLPNTPRSLGLILVGSILVTLLVTQNLFQPLALTLNRMHQVKSLNLRNTPRSFGLILVGSILVTLLVTQNLFPPLALTLNRNRMHQVKSLTLPNTPRSLGLILATLLVTQNLFQLLALNRMHQLKSLNLPNTPRSLGLILVGSILATLLVTQNLFQLLALTLNRIHQVKSLDLPNTPRRLGLILVGSILATLLVTQNLFQLLALTPNRMHQVKSLDLPNTPRRLGLILVGSILATLLVTQNLFQLLALALNRMHQVKSLTLPNTPRSLGLILVGSILATLLVTQNLFQPLALTLNRMHQVKSLTLPNTPRRLGLILVGSILATLLVTQNLFQPLALTLNWMHQVKSLTLPNTPRSLGLILVGSILVTLLVTQNLFQPLTTILMTLDIYFLRIVITPIILSICKSFIHNTQFSLPEFLLHHL; this is translated from the exons ATGGAATTTTGGAAAATATGGGGAAGGTTGTTAATTATACAAAGTTTTTTCACATGCATTACTTTAATACACTGCAGAAATCTGCTACGGTTTTCTGGAACGGAAAAAACGAACAATGAAGGTGGCGaagatatttcagaaaaaaatatatcagacCACAAGGGATATTTTGAGCCCTTAGCTGATTTTGACCATCTTGGTGATAACGCCGGAGTTTCAG GTCTTcagaaaaaatcattaattaaaggACAGCTACTCAGTTCTTCTGAAGCAGCCTGGGATGCCATGTCTCCAAAGTTGAGGTGTGGTGACGATCTCGTGAAGTTACAGCTCAGTGGTCCAGAATTAGCAAATGTTGAACTCTGTCGAG GTAATGGGGTGCCTGTTCCTCTCACTCAGTTGCCACCTCACTGTGGACACACAGCACTCACTTATGCAGGTCTTGTCTATGCTACTCCCTATGATGGATGTGGTGTTGTGCAACAG GGAGGGTATTATGTGATGCAGATACAGTGGCAGGGAAACTCTGCAGTCATTACTTGTCCTATGACCTCTACCATTGCAAATGAAACCTTCCTGGGACCTCATCCTCCTAAATATCTGCACATTTTGCTGCCTCCCTTCTCTCCTGATACACAAAGTCCAGATGCACCTGCAATGCCACAAGTGTCTGATACTGCAACACTGAAGCCACCACCTCTTGTGTATCCACAAGGGTTTTGGCCTTTCCCTCATTATCTTTATCCTGGAAGGGTTTATGCCACAGCTAAACAAACGGAGAAACCTGTTACAACTACTCTAGTTTCCCAAGCACCAACTGGAGAACCTCAACCTCCCAAATACCCCGAGATGTCTTGGCCACACTACCATCCTGATTACCTCTATCATGGCAGACCAAAACCCACTTTGAAACCTGTTCCCGCCTCTGGCTCTGACACTAAATCAGATGCACCAGCTGAAAAGCCTCAACCTCCCAAATACCCCCAGAAGCCATGGCCTTATCCTGGCTACCCTTCTGGTGACCCAAAACCTGTTCCCGCCTCTGGCTTTGACACTGAATCGGATGCACCAGCTGAAAAGCCTCAACCTCCCAAATACCCCCAGAAGCCTTGGCCTTATCCTGGTTGGCAGCATCCTGGCTACCCTTCTG GTGACCCAAAACCTGTTACAGCCTCTGGCTCTGAATCGGATGCACCAGGTGAAAAGCCTCACCCTCCCAAATACCCCCAGAAGACTTGGCCTTATCCTGGTTGGCAGTATCCTGGCTACCCTTCTGGTGACTCAAAACCTGTTCCTGCCTCTGGCTCTGACACTGAATCGGATGCACCAGGTGAAAAGCCTCACCCTCCCAA ATACCCCCAGAAGACTTGGCCTTATCCTGGTTGGCAGTATCCTGGCTACCCTTCTGGTGACCCAAAACCTGTTCCCGCCTCTGGCTCTGAATCGGATGCACCAGGTGAAAAGCCTCACCCTCCCAAATACCCCCAGAAGACTTGGCCTTATCCTGGTTGGCAGTATCCTGGCTACCCTTCTG GTGACCCAAAACCTGTTCCAGCTTCTGGCTCTGACACTGAATCGGATGCACCAGGTGAAAAGCCTCACCCTCCCAAATACCCCCAGAAGACTTGGCCTTATCCTGGTTGGCAGTATCCTGGCTACCCTTCTGGTGACCCAAAACCTGTTCCAGCTTCTGGCTCTGAATCGGATGCACACCAGCTGAAAAGCCTCAACCTCCCAAATACCCCCAGAAGCCTTGGCCTTATCCTGGTTGGCAGCATCCTGGTTACCCTTCTG GTGACCCAAAACCTGTTCCAGCCTCTGGCTCTGACACTGAATCGGATGCACCAGGTGAAAAGCCTCAACCTCCGAAATACCCCCAGAAGCTTTGGCCTTATCCTGGTTGGCAGCATCCTGGTTACCCTTCTGGTGACCCAAAACCTGTTCCCGCCTCTGGCTCTGACACTGAATCGGAATCGGATGCACCAGGTAAAAAGCCTCACCCTCCCAAATACCCCCAGAAGCCTTGGCCTTATCCTGGCTACCCTTCTGGTGACCCAAAACCTGTTCCAGCTTCTGGCTCTGAATCGGATGCACCAGCTGAAAAGCCTCAACCTCCCAAATACCCCCAGAAGCCTTGGCCTTATCCTGGTTGGCAGTATCCTGGCTACCCTTCTG GTGACCCAAAACCTGTTCCAGCTTCTGGCTCTGACACTGAATCGGATACACCAGGTGAAAAGCCTCGACCTCCCAAATACCCCCAGAAGACTTGGCCTTATCCTGGTTGGCAGTATCCTGGCTACCCTTCTGGTGACCCAAAACCTGTTCCAGCTTCTGGCTCTGACACCGAATCGGATGCACCAGGTGAAAAGCCTCGACCTCCCAAATACCCCCAGAAGACTTGGCCTTATCCTGGTTGGCAGTATCCTGGCTACCCTTCTG GTGACCCAAAACCTGTTCCAGCTTCTGGCTCTGGCTCTGAATCGGATGCACCAGGTGAAAAGCCTCACCCTCCCAAATACCCCCAGAAGCCTTGGCCTTATCCTGGTTGGCAGTATCCTGGCTACCCTTCTGGTGACCCAAAACCTGTTCCAGCCTCTGGCTCTGACACTGAATCGGATGCACCAG GTGAAAAGCCTCACCCTCCCAAATACCCCCAGAAGACTTGGCCTTATCCTGGTTGGCAGTATCCTGGCTACCCTTCTGGTGACCCAAAACCTGTTCCAGCCTCTGGCTCTGACACTGAATTGGATGCACCAGGTGAAAAGCCTCACCCTCCCAAATACCCCCAGAAGCCTTGGCCTTATCCTGGTTGGCAGCATCCTGGTTACCCTTCTGGTGACCCAAAACCTGTTCCAGCC TCTTACTACTATCCTCATGACCCTGGACATATATTTCCTCCGTATAGTCATTACCCCGATTATCCTCTCCATTTGCAAGAGTTTTATCCACAATACCCAGTTCAGCCTCCCAGAATTCCTACTGCACCACCTATAA